The genomic window TCTCGTAACGGCGGAGAAAGCAGCCCTGCGCGGGTCGTTGCGCCCACCAGGGTGAACGGGGGAAGGTCCAGCTTGATGGTACGGGCCGAAGGCCCCTGGCCGATGATGATGTCCAGTTGAAAGTCTTCCATGGCCGGGTAGAGGATTTCCTCGACCACATGATTCAGACGGTGGATTTCGTCGATGAAAAGCACGTCGCCCTGTTCGAGGTTGGTCAGGATGGCCGCGAGATCGCCCGCCCTTTCGATCACGGGACCCGAAGTGCTGCGCATGTTCACGCCCAGCTCATTGCTGATGACGGTGGCGAGCGACGTCTTCCCCAAACCGGGGAATCCGTGAAAGAGCACGTGATCGAGCGGTTCGGCGCGTTGTCTGGCCGCCTCGATGAATACGGCGAGGTTCTCCTTGACGGTCTGCTGTCCCACGTATTCATCGAGTCGCCTCGGGCGCAGACTGTTTTCGACCGGGAGGTCGTCTTCATGGGGTTTGGGTTCGACGATTCGCTCCGTCATATCGGCACTCTCGTCCGGAACGCCGACCGCGCGCCCGGCTTTTCCCCTCGGGGTTCAACTTTCGACACCGTCTGCATTGTATCGTCTATGCCAGCAATCTCAAAGTTTCTTTGAGCAGTTTTTCCACCGGGGGATCCGCCCCCAGGGACTTGATCGCCTTTCCCAATGCTTTCTCGGCTTCGGCCGGACGATACCCGAGATTGACCAGGGCCGAGTACGCGTCGCCATAGGATGATTCCGCGGCAGGAGCCGGCTGCTCGGCTTCCCTGCCTTTCTTGACGGACATCTTGTCCCGCAGTTCGAGCAGGATCCGCTCGGCGATCTTCTTCCCCACTCCCGGAATGCTCTTGAGACGGAAACCTTCCTGCTGAAGGATGATCCTGTGCAGGTCATCCGGCGTCAATCCCGACAGGATGTTCACCGCCAGTCGCGGCCCGACCCCATTCACGGTGATCAGCCGCAAGAACATGTCCTTTTCGGCGACGGTCCTGAACCCGTAGAGTTGAATGGCGTCTTCGCGGATATGGGTGTGAATGTTCAGAGCGACCGTATCGCCCGGCCCGGGCAGGTCATAGAACGTGCTCAGCGGGACATACACGATGTAGCCCACCCCGTGCACGTCGATCACGATGTAGTCGGGAGCTTTGTGGCGCAGTCTTCCTTCCAGGTGTCCGATCATGATTTGCCCCGGACGATCCAGCGCGTTCGGGAACCGCTCGTGTTGACGTGGCAAACGGCCACCGCGAGTGCATCCGCGGCATTGGGGTCAATGGGTTGGGACAACCGGAACAGGCATCGGACCATCTCCCCCACCTGGTCCTTGCCCGCCTTGCCGTATCCGACCACCGCTTTCTTCACCTCGAGCGCACTGTATTCGTAAATGGGCAGCCCGGCGTTTACTCCCGCCAGAATGGCCGCGCCGCGGGCCTGCCCGAGCCTCAGGGCGCTCTTCACATTCTTGGCGAAGAAAATGTCCTCGATGGCCATGCATTCGGGACCGACTTCAGCGATCACCCGAGTGAGCTGCTCGTAGATAAGCTTGAGCCTTTGCGTGAGCGGCAATTCTCCGGACAGTCGGATTACCCCGTTGGCCACATGAAGGAGGCGGGTCCCCTCCCCCTCCACAATGCCGTACCCGGTGAACCTGGAACCCGGATCAACGCCGATCGTTCTGATCATGATGGTTGGTTTCCGTCCTTGACCGCCGGTGCAACAGGTTCGGGACAATCCCTTTTCCTCATTCCCGCGGCCCGTCGCGAAACCGACGCCCGTGGCATGGCATGGAAGTCGTCGTCATTCCCGCCAGGCCGGGAATCCTGCGGGTTTCTTCGATCCCGCCCGGGACACCGGCTTTTCCCGGGTGTGCCCTTCGGGAAGGACTGTTCGCCACGTTCCCGACAGAGGTGAATCACGCGATTCTGTCCAGAATTTCGTCGGGTATGTCGAAATTGGCGTAAGCGTTCTGCACGTCGTCGGAATCCTCGAGACCGTCCATCAGGCGCAGGAGCTGCTGGGCCAGTTTCTCATCCTCGACGCGAACCGTGGTCTGGGGGACCATCGTGATTTCGGCCACCTCGTAGGCGAGCTCCCGGGCATCGAAGGCCGCCCTGACATTGACGAATTCCTCCAGGCTCGTGATCACCTCGAACTGATCATCCTCGTCCTTCACATCGTCCGCCCCGGCATCCAGGGCGATCTCCATGAGCTCATCTTCCGAGACCTTGTCCTTATTGAAGACGATGCTGCCCTTTTTGCTGAACATCCAGGCAACACACCCCGCCTCCCCCAGGTTGCCGCCGTTGCGGCTGAAAATATGCCGGATATCGCTTGCGGCGCGGTTTCTGTTGTCCGTCATGATATCCACGAGCACTGCGACACCTCCGGGGCCATAGCCCTCGTAATTCATTTCCTCGTAGGCCACCCCTTCGAGCTCGCCGGTCCCCTTCTTGATCGCCCTCTCGATGTTCTCCTTGGGCATGTTCTCAGCCTTCGCGGCAAGGACGGCCGCTCTCAGACGAGGATTGGCATCGATGGCCCCGCCGCCCATCCTTGCCGCGACCATGATTTCCTTGATGATCTTCGTGAAGACCTTGCCCCGCTTGGCATCGGCGGCACCCTTCTTATGCTTGATGGTGCTCCACTTCGAATGTCCCGACATCTAGCCGTCCTCCTGATACCAGCAATCCGTTTATAAAGCCCGTGAAAATCCCTTTCCACCATACTCGTCAATTGCCATGACCCGGGGCTCACAGCCATGCATGCGAGCCTTCCTCCTCGAACGGGCCGCAGTCCGGGCGGAAATCCCGCTCCGGGTTCCCGTCCCGTAGCCCCTCGGAGCGGCGCGTTCGACACCGCGTCCTACGACTTTCTCAAACGCATGCCAATCACGTAGATTTCCTTGCTCTGTTTTCGCGAGGCGTCGGGTTTGGTCACCTTGACCCATTCGAAATCCCGCTTGACCGCCTGGAGAAGCACGTGGAACTCCGCCCCCTGAAACAGCTTCGCCACAAAATGTCCGCCCGGCCTGAGCGCGGATCGCGCCATTTCCAGGGCGCTCTCAAACAGCAGAGCGGATCGTGCGCTGTCCGCCACGCGAATCCCGGACGTCGAGGGAGCCATGTCGCTCAAAACGACATCGAAAGGCCCATGCTCGACGCTCAGCGACCGGGCGAGCTCGGGGTCCGTGACGTCCCCCTGCAGCACCACGACGCCCTCGGGAAAACGGTGTTCAACCCCTTTCAAATCCACGCCGACCACCAGCCCCGACGGACCCACAATCTCCCTTGCGAACTGCATCCAGGAGCCGGGAGCCGCTCCCAGGTCCAAAACTCTGTTGCCGGGTTTGAGGATCTTGTACCGGTCCTGGATTTCTTGCAGCTTATATACCGCCCTCGCAAGATAGTGCTCTTTCTTTGCCTTGTGAAAATAGTGATCCCGCACCGTATAGGACATCGAATAAGCCTTAAAAGTCGTTCATTTTTCCGGAAATCCCGTATAACATAAACGATAGTTTTCTGTAAACAAAGCCCTTCTTTGTCGTTCGTTTGAAACGGAGTCTGACTCGGCGCCATCGCCGGAAAGGGGGTTGACCATGGAAAAGATCGTCAAGGGCAGGAAGATTTCTTTAGTGCAGGGGGATCTGACGGAGCTCCGGGTTGACGCCATCGTAAACGCCGCAAACAGGCACCTCGCCTTGGGCGGAGGAGTCGCCGGAGCCATCAGGATGAAAGGAGGACCCACCATTCAGGAGGAATGCGACGCCATTGGCGGGACAGTGGTCGGCCAGGCGGTGATCACCGGCGGGGGCAACCTGAAGGCCGCTCACGTGATCCACGCCGTGGGTCCCCGCTATGGAGAAGGAGACGAGGACGAAAAGCTGCGCAATGCGACTCTGAACAGTCTGAAAAGGGCCACTGAAAAAAGTCTCGCATCCATTGCCTTTCCCGCCGTCAGCACCGGCATTTTCGGCTTTCCGAAGGACCGGTGCGCAAAGATCATGCTCGACGCCGCCGTTGCGTTCCTCGACAGGGAAACCACCTCGCTGCGGGATGTCATTTTCTGTCTCTGGTCGAAGGAAGACCTGGAAATCTTCGAGAAGACCCTTCAATCCATGGGCTGACCCTGGCCCGAAGGTGTTTGCGCCCGCCGTCACCCGAACGGCACGAGACGACTCTCGCGCCGTTCAAGTCTCATTTTCCTTCAACCGCCGAACGGGCGGCAAGTCGTTCCTTGAGCTTCGGGAAACGATCGATATCCGTGTGCGGCAGGAAACAGGCCGCCACGTAACGATCCATGTATGAAGCGGTCATCGAGAGCTCGAAATTCGTCGTTTTTCTCATCACGTCCACCACGTCTTTGCGGATGCGGTTGGTGAGACAGCATATTCTGGCCCCCATCAGCGATCCGTTCCCGATGTAGGTGATCTTGTCGGGATCGATTTCAGGCAGAAGACCGATGCACATGGCTTTCTCGATGTCGAGATGGCTTCCGAATCCACCGGAAATGATGATTCGATCGAGCTTGTCGATACTCAATCCCACTTCGTCGAGAAGCGTCCGGCATCCGCTGTAAATGGCGCCTTTCGCGCGGATGAGGTGCTCGATATCGGTCTCGGTGATGACGATGTCCCTGTCGATTTGCGTCACTTCTTTCCAGGCCAACACGTATTCGTAGACTCCATCGACCTGTCGAATGCGGTCCGACTTCAAGTCATGCCTGAATTTGCCGAGGTTGTCGATGATTCCCGTTTCGAAGAGGTTCGCCACGATGTTGATCAGGCCCGAACCGCAAATTCCCCTGGGCCGTACATTCCCGATGGTCAGGATCATTGGTTCGAGCGTGTGCGGGTCGATCAGGAACTCTTCAATGGCGCCCTTTGAAGCGAGCATGCCGAACTGGATGCCCCCGCCTTCAAACGCCGGCCCGGCCGAACAGGCCGCGCAGACGAGCCAGTCCCGATTGCCGATGACGATCTCGGCATTGGTGCCGATGTCCATGTACATCGTCAATTCGCTCGAGAGGTAAAAGCCCGATCCCATTACACCCGCAACGACATCGCCGCCGACGAAGCTCGAGATGTTCGAATAGACGAGGGCGGTCGTGTGCCGCGGCAGCTCGATGCCCAAATCCACCGCCCGAACCGGCGGATAGATCGTCGAAGCGGGCACGTAGGGCGAACGCCGGATGTGTGTCGGATCGATTTTGAGCAAAATCTGTGTCAGGGTCGTATTGCCGGCCAGGGTAACCGTGGAGATCTCATCGCGCTTGACGCCCGATTTCTTGACGATTTTGCGAATGATCTTGTTGATGGTCTCCATGACCGCTTCCTGGAGCTTCTCCAGACCGCCCGGCTTTTCGGCGACAATAATCCTTGAAATGATGTCCTCGCCGTAGCCGACCTGGGCGTTGATATCCCCGCGTTCGGCCAGAACATTGCCGGTGATGAGATCGATCAGTTGACCGAAGACCGTGGTCGTCCCGATGTCGACGGCGATGGCAAAGTTCCTGTCGGTGGTGTCCCCCGGCTCGATGTTGATGATGTGGGTCCTCCCACGTTCAAAAACGGGCCGCGCCAGGGTGGCGGTGACTTTAAAGCCCGATTCTCTCAGAATCCCCGGCAGTTTTCGAATGACGGCCAGGCGGACCACCAACCGGTGCTCGCCGTGCTGCTTCCTCAGCGCGCTGATCAGGCGGCTCGTGTCGGCGACATTGTCCCGAGCCGTCGGTTCGGGGAGCTCTATGTACCTTTTTTCCACCGGCGGGATGAAGAGCCCCTGGTTCTTCAGATCCTCGAGATTGATCTGTTGCACCCGGGCGGTGCGCCCGGGAGGCCCGCATCGGGTCAACGCTTCCGCATCGATCTCCGATTCGACGGGAATCCGGACCACCAGATCGCTTCTCACCCGTGAGCGGCAGGCAAGCCTGTACCCCCTGGCAAGCTCATCCTCGCTCAACATCTCCGAGCAACCGCCTTCGACGCGGCCCTCTTCGATCATCACCCGGCACTTGCCGCACTGGCCCTCGCCGCCGCAGGCGGCATTCACGTGAACACCTGCTTCCAGAGCGGCACGTATGAGACTCTTGCCGTCGGGATACGTTATTTGCCTGTTAAAAGGCAAGAATCTTACCCGGTGCTTCGTCATCTCCGACTCCTCGCTCCCGCGTTCGAGGGCGGGCAGGGCTTCCCGCGCATCGACCCGCTTCTGCGCAGGCTCCCCAGGGAAGATCCGTACACGACTCCCCAAACCTTACCCCAGGATATATGAAAGAGGCGATTTCAGGCGGTCTCCCAAATCCTCCTCACCTCATCGAGCCAATGGGCCAGGCTCCCATTCAGTATCTGCTCCGCCCGGCGAACGTCCAGGCGATATTTCTCCGGAATATAGGACAGATCGACCACGTGAATCCCGTTCAACTTGCCGACGAACGGGCAACCTCGCAACTCGGATGGGAACAGCAGGGCCAGGAGCGAGAATACCCGGTTGAGCAGCGGCTTGGAGCGCTTGATCTTGACCCCTTGCAGCGTGTAGTTGTTGCTGAAGAAGCTCACACCCCCCGGGAAGTCCCCGGCAAGCGACGCTTCCGTGCATATCCCATCGCGTTTCAGCAGGAAGAACGGGGCCACGAGAGCCAGGGGCGGTGCCACGGCCCGAACGTCATCGGATCGCATGAAGACCCGCCTGAGAGCTGCGCACAGCCTTTCCTGCCTTGGATCGAATTCGAAAACCCTCGAGTGCTCCCCCTCGTCGCGCAGGCGCTCCAGAACGGCGTTCCGGATTTCGGGCAAAACGAGCAGAACGGATGCACCCTCAAGGGGTCGACCCCGAGGGTCAAGCGATTCCGGGGCAAGCTCATCGACGCCCTTCACCTGCAGCACTCGAGTGCAGGATACGCCGGCGACGGAACATTCCCGAAGCCGCCCCGCCACTTCACGTGCATGAGCCCCGAAATGGATCTCCAGTTCCTCCAGCTTTTCTTTTTCGACAAACGCCACCTCGGCCGCCTGGAGTATATCGTCCACGGCAACCACTTCCAAAATGTGGCGTGAGTAGTCGAACGGTTCATGATCGCGCTCCCAGTCTTCAAAGCCGAGTATCTGCAATTCGTCTTTGAGCGCATCCGGAAAGCGTTCGATCCCCCCTTCGCCGAAGAGATTCTCTCTTGGAATGATCACGGTCTTGCAGCCCGCGTTGAAGGCCGTTTCAATCTTGAGGGCAAGGGCGCCGACGGCCGAGATCCGCCCCTTGGTGTCGATCTCCCCGGTCATCGCCACGTCTCTTCGTATCTTGCGCCCGGTGAGCAGGGAGGCCAGCGCGAGGGCAATGGCCCCCCCCGCCGACGGACCGTCCTTCCGGGTGGAGCCTCCAAGAAAGTGCAGGTGAACGGGTTTACCCGCATGCTTGAGATCGATGCCCAATTCCCGCGCATGGTAGAATATCCCCGTGCCGGCGACCTTCCGGCTCTCATCCATGACTTTCTCGATGTTTCCGGTGGCGTGCAGGATGCTCATATACCCGCGCTTCTTCTCCCCGGCACCGGCTTCCGCGCCCACCTCGGTGGCCTGTATGGGAATGATGGCCCCCACGCCTCTTTCCAGATCGACTCCGAGCGCCAGCATCTCACCGACCGCATCTTCCCCGCCGATCTGACGGGGAGGGGTCGGCGCCTTCAGGTATCGCTTGATCTTCTCCCGAGTAACGCTGACCGAAAATTCCGCTCCGGTCAGAATCTCCTTTCGCTGGATGCGCAGGAAAAGAGTCCGGATGATTCTCTCCAGCTCCCGCACGCCGGGTTCATAAGTGTAATTCCTGATCAGGTGCCTGAGCAGATCGGCTTCCTCGTCCTTGTCGAAGAAAATCTGCTCTTCATCGATGCGGTATTTCTCCCGGATGCGTTCCATCAGGTGCTTTCTTGCGATGGCGACCTTTTCTTCCACGCTGTAACGGTCGAGGAGCACCACCTCGCAGCGGTTCACCAACACGGGCGGGACTGCCTCCAATGTATTGGCGGTCAGGAAAAAATGACAGTTGGAAAGATCGATGTCGATGGTGGTCTGAGTGTACTTGTCATGGAAGAGGTGATTCTGCTCCGGATCGAGGATCTCGAGCAAGGTGGCGATGGCGAATTTTTCCGTCTTGTCGGCCTCGTCGAGAATGAACATCCCGTTCATGGCCTCCATCTTGATAAGCCCCTGGACTATGGCCCCAGGCTTCGATCCCTCGTAGGTGAATCCGAAGCCCTTCAAGTCCGCCTCGTCCCTCATTCCTCCGAGCGAAATCTTGTGATACGGAACCCCGAGGTTTTGAGCCACCGAAATGGCCAGCGACGTCTTCCCCACCCCGGGAGGACCGACAAGCAGAAACGCGCTGCCGGTCCTTTTCCAGCCGGCAACCTCCGCCTCGGTGAATTGCCGGTACCGCCAAATGAGATTGGTGAAGAAATCGCAGAGGACCTCCTTCGGGGCCTGGAGTCCATAATGACTTCGATTCAGACCTTCCTCGAACGCCTCGGGAGTGACTTGGATTCTCCGGATTTTCCCCCAGGGGATCGCCAGTAGCGTCTCGATCAACTCGCTGTACTTGGATCCACTGTGACCGACGGCATTGAGCTTATTCTTATCAATAAATTCCATCACTTGGGAGGGAACATCCGGATCGTTGCGGGCATCCTCGATGCGTTCCTTGAGGCTCCTGTCCCTGGATTCGGGGGGTTTCTTCTGCACCGGGCGCCCCCCTTCAGGGGATTGCACGAGCGGCACGGAGGGCCCTTCGTCGAGGTGGGCGACAATCCCCGAATGGAACAGCCCGAGCAGTTCTTCGAGAGTCTTGTCCCGGAGAGCCTTTTCAGGCAGTCCCAGCTCCTTGAACAATTCCACCAGCCCCCAGCGGTCCTTGAAGGAATTGAAAACGTCCAGGGCCTCCTTGACGTCCTTTTTGATGAGGAGGTCGAACAGCCTGAGGGCAACCCGCAGGGAATGCGTCCTTTGCAGCATCGAATTCGAGGTGTTGCGGCTGTCGCGGTAAATGTCTTCCAGGACCCTGCTTTTCAGTTCCGTATCCAGCCAGGGGTAAACCTCCAGGAGAAAACCGTCGGGCGCATCGCCCAGATCCGAGGCGAGCTCGTTGAGGATCGAATCCACGATGGCAGCGAGCGGCAGTCCCTTCTCCGCCTCGTCCAGGAGCGCCACGTAACGATCCCCCTCGATCCCGTTCATCTCATCCGCCAGCGCGTGCCGCAGCGCCCGGTAGAATGTGGGATCGCCCGCGCGGCGGTCGAGAGCGAAATCGACATCCGACTGAATCACCTCTCGTTCTTTTCGCTCCGGATAGAGCATGTGCTCAACCTGGTGGCGCAGGAAAAGCTCCGTAAACGCAAGCATTTTCTTCTCTTCGAGGGTTCCGTCGCCGAGCCTCGTTTCCAGGTCGCCGGGGATCACGAACGACAGGTAGTCGAAAATACGCTCGTGAATCTGGAGCCTCCACTCCCGGCCCGACCGGGTCAGCACGCTCACGATTCTGATTCTGTTGTTCTCGTCTTCGAGACGAACGATGGACAGATGGTCCATCAATTGGCCGAGCTTGAGGGAATCGGTTCCTTTTCGATTCTTGAAGTAGGGGATCACCCGCCTGCGCACGATGCCGCCGAGCAACCGGGCGACATCGCCGGCCCTCTCGGGGCTTGGCAAAGGCAACGTGCTCAAAATGCGATAGTCAAACTCCATAGGAAACATGCCATCCCCCTCGTCTGACCACGGGATTGCCCTGACGTTCGAATCGAAAAACCGGGTCATCGATCACCCGGCCGCATCCACGCGCGATCGTGTGGAGCGCCGGCGCCTTCCGCGCCGGATGGTCGAAGGCGATAACTCGGCGGGCCTGTGGTTGCTTCAGCCGGAGGAACCCTTGGCACCCGGCTGCCGGTTTGCACGGATGATCGCCCGCGCCGCCACGACACCGCTGACGGAAGCCTGGATGAGCCCACGAGTGATGCCGGCGCCATCGCCGACGGCGAACAGGTTCCGGACGGGAGTCTCCAGATCGGCCGTGAGCTTGAGACGGTGTGAATAGAACTTCACCTCCACGCCGTAGAGCAAGGTGTGCCGGCTGTTGATCCCCGGTGCCATCACGTCCATCGCCTCGATCATCTCGAGGATGTCTCTGAGGTGGCGGTACGGCAGAGCGAAACTCAGGTCTCCGGGAGTCGCCGCGCGAAGGGTCGGTCGGGTCAGGCAGCGCTCCAGCCGGGCCGTAGTGGATCGGCGGCCGGCCAGCAGATCCCCCAGCCGCTGCACGATCACCCCGTGTCCCAGCAGATTGGCCAGGCAGGCGATGTTCCGCCCGTAGCTGATGGGATCGTTAAACGGCTCGGTGAAAAAAGAGCTCACCAGAATGGCAAAGTTGCTGTTCTCGGTCTTGCGCGATGCGTAACTGTGTCCGTTGACCGTTGCGAGTCCGTCCAGCTCCTCCACCACGACCTCTCCGTGAGGGTTCATGCAAAAGGTTCGAACCTTGTCGTCGAAAGTGTGCGAATAGTGAATCAACTTGGCCTCATAAGCGGCTTCAGTGAGCGGGGCCAGGACCTCCGCCGGCACCTCGACACGCACGCCGATGTCGACCGGGCTCGGCACGGACGGGATCCCCAGTCGTCGGGCCTCCTCGCGGACCCAGACAGCACCCGCCCTGCCCGGCGCCGCCACTACGTGACGCGCCGACACGACCGTTCCATCCTCCAGGGTCAACCCCGTAACGGTCGAATCCTCAACAAGGATTTTTTCCGCACGGCATAGAGTACGAATCTCGACGCGCTCCGTGAGGCGCTCGCGCAGATTCCGCAATACGAGCCGGCAGTTGTCCGTGCCGATGTGGCGCAGGCGGGTGGGAATATAGGTGAGAGCGGCGTGGCGGGCGCGAGTTTTCAACAGATCGATCGCATCGTAGTCGTCTCCAAAGGACCCCGGAGGCGCACCGAGGGCCTGGTAGATCCGGTCCACCTGCTCCACCAAAGCGTTCAGATCGTCCGCGGGCAGCAATTCCCCCAGGAGTCCCCCCACATCCGGGGAAAGAATGAGCTTGCCGTCGCTGAAGGCCCCCGCTCCTCCCCAACCTCGCAGGAGCCCCCCGGGCCCGTCTCTTCGGCGCTCCCCGAGGTCCGGCCCTTGCTCCACCAGGAGGATCGGAGACACCCCCGCCTCCGCCAGGTGAAGAGCTGCGAACAACCCGGCCGGTCCCGCTCCGATCACCGCCACCTCGTAGTCCATAACCTGTCCCTTTCGGCAAGGTATTGCACGCTTGCGCGTTCCCATGTTCTCACCCGGATGGGGTACGGGTTTCCCGGCATCGAATCAAGGGATCGGCCCGGGCAGGAACTGCGGGAAACAAACGAGCCGGGATGATCCGTCGACGGCCCCGCGCGGCGTCCGACCATATCCAGCCCGATGGAGCACAGCATCATGCTACGGTCATTCTACAGGCAATCCGCAAATCCTCAAAGGGCAAAGCCACCGGTGAGCTGCGCGGAAGGCGTGCTCGCCCGCGAAACCGTCGAACCACCCCTTGAGACCTCGCCTCGTCCCCGGCGGCGGAGGGTTCCCGACGCATCGAAGCTGTCGCGGAAATACGCTCTCGCCGTTTGCCGATGTTGCTGATAGAATCGCCGGGGAGGTGCGGTTTCCATTACTTTCTCGCCGCGAAACCGGGACTGGCGGCATCGACCTTTGCAGGACCCTTTCATGTCCGAAAAGTGGATCAAGACCCATTGTGCCCGATTCGACCACGGAGGCTGCGGCCTCGAGGTGCTGGTCAAAGACGGAAAGCTCGTGAAAATCAGGGCCGACAAGACCGATGCCTACAGCGAGGGGTACTGTTGCCCGAAAGGCCTTGCGGGAATCGACCGCGCCTGCCATCCCGCACGCCTCAGGCAGCCCCTGCTGCGCCGTGGCCCCAGGGGCGAGGGCGAGTGGGAAGCCATCCCGTGGGAGCGGGCACTGGACATTCTCGTTTCCGAATTCCGGAGCGCCATGGCCGGCGGCGGGCCCGAGTCGGTTGCCTTTTGTCAGGGGGCGC from Syntrophobacter fumaroxidans MPOB includes these protein-coding regions:
- the ruvB gene encoding Holliday junction branch migration DNA helicase RuvB, with amino-acid sequence MTERIVEPKPHEDDLPVENSLRPRRLDEYVGQQTVKENLAVFIEAARQRAEPLDHVLFHGFPGLGKTSLATVISNELGVNMRSTSGPVIERAGDLAAILTNLEQGDVLFIDEIHRLNHVVEEILYPAMEDFQLDIIIGQGPSARTIKLDLPPFTLVGATTRAGLLSPPLRDRFGVTLRLEFYKVDELKLIVTRSARILGIRVDAEGALEIAKRSRGTPRIANRLLRRVRDYAEVRADGRITREVADLALRMLDVDEKGFDGMDRKILSTIIEKYDGGPVGIETLSAAVSEERDTLEDVYEPYLIQEGFLNKTPRGRLATRLAYEHLGISVRSCRQLKIY
- the ruvA gene encoding Holliday junction branch migration protein RuvA, coding for MIGHLEGRLRHKAPDYIVIDVHGVGYIVYVPLSTFYDLPGPGDTVALNIHTHIREDAIQLYGFRTVAEKDMFLRLITVNGVGPRLAVNILSGLTPDDLHRIILQQEGFRLKSIPGVGKKIAERILLELRDKMSVKKGREAEQPAPAAESSYGDAYSALVNLGYRPAEAEKALGKAIKSLGADPPVEKLLKETLRLLA
- the ruvC gene encoding crossover junction endodeoxyribonuclease RuvC, whose translation is MRTIGVDPGSRFTGYGIVEGEGTRLLHVANGVIRLSGELPLTQRLKLIYEQLTRVIAEVGPECMAIEDIFFAKNVKSALRLGQARGAAILAGVNAGLPIYEYSALEVKKAVVGYGKAGKDQVGEMVRCLFRLSQPIDPNAADALAVAVCHVNTSGSRTRWIVRGKS
- a CDS encoding YebC/PmpR family DNA-binding transcriptional regulator, encoding MSGHSKWSTIKHKKGAADAKRGKVFTKIIKEIMVAARMGGGAIDANPRLRAAVLAAKAENMPKENIERAIKKGTGELEGVAYEEMNYEGYGPGGVAVLVDIMTDNRNRAASDIRHIFSRNGGNLGEAGCVAWMFSKKGSIVFNKDKVSEDELMEIALDAGADDVKDEDDQFEVITSLEEFVNVRAAFDARELAYEVAEITMVPQTTVRVEDEKLAQQLLRLMDGLEDSDDVQNAYANFDIPDEILDRIA
- a CDS encoding RlmE family RNA methyltransferase, coding for MSYTVRDHYFHKAKKEHYLARAVYKLQEIQDRYKILKPGNRVLDLGAAPGSWMQFAREIVGPSGLVVGVDLKGVEHRFPEGVVVLQGDVTDPELARSLSVEHGPFDVVLSDMAPSTSGIRVADSARSALLFESALEMARSALRPGGHFVAKLFQGAEFHVLLQAVKRDFEWVKVTKPDASRKQSKEIYVIGMRLRKS
- a CDS encoding macro domain-containing protein; translation: MEKIVKGRKISLVQGDLTELRVDAIVNAANRHLALGGGVAGAIRMKGGPTIQEECDAIGGTVVGQAVITGGGNLKAAHVIHAVGPRYGEGDEDEKLRNATLNSLKRATEKSLASIAFPAVSTGIFGFPKDRCAKIMLDAAVAFLDRETTSLRDVIFCLWSKEDLEIFEKTLQSMG
- a CDS encoding ASKHA domain-containing protein, which translates into the protein MTKHRVRFLPFNRQITYPDGKSLIRAALEAGVHVNAACGGEGQCGKCRVMIEEGRVEGGCSEMLSEDELARGYRLACRSRVRSDLVVRIPVESEIDAEALTRCGPPGRTARVQQINLEDLKNQGLFIPPVEKRYIELPEPTARDNVADTSRLISALRKQHGEHRLVVRLAVIRKLPGILRESGFKVTATLARPVFERGRTHIINIEPGDTTDRNFAIAVDIGTTTVFGQLIDLITGNVLAERGDINAQVGYGEDIISRIIVAEKPGGLEKLQEAVMETINKIIRKIVKKSGVKRDEISTVTLAGNTTLTQILLKIDPTHIRRSPYVPASTIYPPVRAVDLGIELPRHTTALVYSNISSFVGGDVVAGVMGSGFYLSSELTMYMDIGTNAEIVIGNRDWLVCAACSAGPAFEGGGIQFGMLASKGAIEEFLIDPHTLEPMILTIGNVRPRGICGSGLINIVANLFETGIIDNLGKFRHDLKSDRIRQVDGVYEYVLAWKEVTQIDRDIVITETDIEHLIRAKGAIYSGCRTLLDEVGLSIDKLDRIIISGGFGSHLDIEKAMCIGLLPEIDPDKITYIGNGSLMGARICCLTNRIRKDVVDVMRKTTNFELSMTASYMDRYVAACFLPHTDIDRFPKLKERLAARSAVEGK
- a CDS encoding S16 family serine protease, with the protein product MFPMEFDYRILSTLPLPSPERAGDVARLLGGIVRRRVIPYFKNRKGTDSLKLGQLMDHLSIVRLEDENNRIRIVSVLTRSGREWRLQIHERIFDYLSFVIPGDLETRLGDGTLEEKKMLAFTELFLRHQVEHMLYPERKEREVIQSDVDFALDRRAGDPTFYRALRHALADEMNGIEGDRYVALLDEAEKGLPLAAIVDSILNELASDLGDAPDGFLLEVYPWLDTELKSRVLEDIYRDSRNTSNSMLQRTHSLRVALRLFDLLIKKDVKEALDVFNSFKDRWGLVELFKELGLPEKALRDKTLEELLGLFHSGIVAHLDEGPSVPLVQSPEGGRPVQKKPPESRDRSLKERIEDARNDPDVPSQVMEFIDKNKLNAVGHSGSKYSELIETLLAIPWGKIRRIQVTPEAFEEGLNRSHYGLQAPKEVLCDFFTNLIWRYRQFTEAEVAGWKRTGSAFLLVGPPGVGKTSLAISVAQNLGVPYHKISLGGMRDEADLKGFGFTYEGSKPGAIVQGLIKMEAMNGMFILDEADKTEKFAIATLLEILDPEQNHLFHDKYTQTTIDIDLSNCHFFLTANTLEAVPPVLVNRCEVVLLDRYSVEEKVAIARKHLMERIREKYRIDEEQIFFDKDEEADLLRHLIRNYTYEPGVRELERIIRTLFLRIQRKEILTGAEFSVSVTREKIKRYLKAPTPPRQIGGEDAVGEMLALGVDLERGVGAIIPIQATEVGAEAGAGEKKRGYMSILHATGNIEKVMDESRKVAGTGIFYHARELGIDLKHAGKPVHLHFLGGSTRKDGPSAGGAIALALASLLTGRKIRRDVAMTGEIDTKGRISAVGALALKIETAFNAGCKTVIIPRENLFGEGGIERFPDALKDELQILGFEDWERDHEPFDYSRHILEVVAVDDILQAAEVAFVEKEKLEELEIHFGAHAREVAGRLRECSVAGVSCTRVLQVKGVDELAPESLDPRGRPLEGASVLLVLPEIRNAVLERLRDEGEHSRVFEFDPRQERLCAALRRVFMRSDDVRAVAPPLALVAPFFLLKRDGICTEASLAGDFPGGVSFFSNNYTLQGVKIKRSKPLLNRVFSLLALLFPSELRGCPFVGKLNGIHVVDLSYIPEKYRLDVRRAEQILNGSLAHWLDEVRRIWETA